The Aspergillus chevalieri M1 DNA, chromosome 5, nearly complete sequence genome includes a region encoding these proteins:
- the ade1 gene encoding bifunctional aminoimidazole ribotide synthase/glycinamide ribotide synthase (COG:F;~EggNog:ENOG410PFAD;~InterPro:IPR016185,IPR037123,IPR016188,IPR000115, IPR036676,IPR011761,IPR010918,IPR020561,IPR020560, IPR020562,IPR013815,IPR011054,IPR004733,IPR036921;~PFAM:PF02843,PF02844,PF02222,PF01071,PF02769, PF00586;~go_function: GO:0004637 - phosphoribosylamine-glycine ligase activity [Evidence IEA];~go_function: GO:0004641 - phosphoribosylformylglycinamidine cyclo-ligase activity [Evidence IEA];~go_function: GO:0005524 - ATP binding [Evidence IEA];~go_function: GO:0046872 - metal ion binding [Evidence IEA];~go_process: GO:0006189 - 'de novo' IMP biosynthetic process [Evidence IEA];~go_process: GO:0009113 - purine nucleobase biosynthetic process [Evidence IEA]): MSHTQDQLRILIVGNGGREHAFAWKLSQSPLVSAVYVAPGNGGTGLGDDNKIYNANVKGNDYPGLVAFAQQNGVNLVVPGPEAPLVEGIQGYFQAVGIRCFGPSKATARLEGSKTFSKDFMKKHNIPTAQYGNFNDYESARQYLDSVDHQVVIKADGLAGGKGVIIPTTKEEAHQALREMMVDLQFGEAGNEVVIEEYLEGDELSVLTFSDGYTIRSLPPAQDHKRIFDGDQGPNTGGMGCYAPTPIGTKEVLEEIDRTIVQPSIDGMRKDGYPFVGILFTGLMMTKTGPKVLEYNVRGGDPETQTLLPLLSDDTDLAQIMVACAEHWLDGVSINVKPNFSTTVIAVAGGYPNSYAKGKAITLDPTPEGTLIFHAGTTLAGNQLQTSGGRVIAATATASSLEEAVRKSYEGIATIHFEDMFYRKDIAHRAFRQRDAVVSHQQSLTYASAGVSIDAGNDLVNQIKSSVARTKRPGTDAVIGGFGGLFSLPSANSSYHPHSPTLIGAIDGVGTKLKIAHAVGAHDTVGIDLVAMNVNDLVVQGAEPLFFLDCYSCGKLDVSMASQFVIGVAEGCVRAGCALIGGETAEMPGLFVGNTYDAVGAAVGAINTSGPNARPILPETSTMKEGDVLLALASSGPHSNGYSLVRKIVERSGLNYTDPAPWNKDETLGRALLTPTRIYVKSILKALSSSPASSASNSSSAIKGLAHITGGGLVDNVPRMLPSTLTAHIDVGSWSQPPVFEWLQKNGNVDAAEMARAFNCGVGMVVVVEKGSEGVVKGLFESEGETVYQVGELRAKKADEEGCVLSGLETWN; this comes from the exons ATGTCACACACCCAAGATCAATTGcgcatcctcatcgtcggtAACGGCGGCCGGGAACATGCCTTCGCCTGGAAACTGAGCCAGTCGCCCCTCGTCAGCGCCGTCTACGTCGCACCTGGGAACGGTGGTACTGGACTTGGTGATGACAACAAGATCTACAATGCCAATGTCAAGGGCAACGATTACCCAGGACTTGTGGCTTTTGCTCAGCAGAACGGTGTGAATTTGGTCGTTCCTGGCCCTGAGGCTCCTCTTGTTGAGGGTATCCAGGGTTATTTCCAGGCCG TCGGCATCAGATGCTTCGGTCCCTCCAAGGCCACCGCCCGTCTCGAAGGCTCCAAAACTTTCTCGAAGGATTTCATGAAGAAACACAACATCCCCACCGCGCAGTACGGAAACTTCAACGACTACGAGAGCGCACGCCAGTACCTCGACTCCGTGGACCACCAGGTCGTCATTAAGGCCGATGGTTTGGCTGGGGGCAAGGGTGTCATCATCCCCACAACCAAGGAGGAGGCCCACCAGGCTCTCCgggagatgatggttgaCCTCCAGTTCGGCGAGGCAGGAAACGAAGTTGTCATTGAAGAGTACCTCGAGGGTGACGAGCTCAGTGTCCTCACCTTCAGTGACGGCTACACAATCCGATCTCTCCCTCCTGCTCAGGACCACAAGCGGATCTTCGACGGTGACCAGGGCCCCAACACCGGTGGCATGGGCTGCTACGCTCCTACACCCATTGGCACCAAGGAGGTCCTTGAGGAGATCGACCGCACCATTGTGCAGCCTTCCATCGACGGAATGAGAAAAGACGGCTACCCCTTCGTTGGTATCCTCTTCACTGGTCTCATGATGACCAAGACCGGCCCCAAGGTGCTCGAATACAACGTCCGCGGCGGAGACCCCGAGACCCAGACCCTCCTCCCCCTGCTCAGCGACGACACCGACCTGGCCCAGATCATGGTCGCCTGTGCTGAGCACTGGCTGGACGGAGTCTCGATCAACGTCAAGCCCAACTTCTCCACAACCGTTATCGCCGTGGCCGGCGGCTACCCTAACTCGTACGCCAAGGGCAAGGCCATCACCCTCGACCCCACCCCCGAGGGCACCCTGATCTTCCACGCCGGCACAACCCTCGCTGGCAACCAACTCCAAACCTCCGGCGGGCGTGTCATCGCCGCCACAGCCACCGCCTCCTCCCTCGAAGAAGCAGTCCGCAAGAGCTACGAGGGCATCGCCACCATCCACTTCGAGGACATGTTCTACCGCAAAGACATCGCCCACCGCGCCTTCCGCCAGCGGGACGCCGTCGTCTCCCACCAGCAATCCCTCACCTACGCCTCCGCCGGCGTCTCCATCGACGCAGGCAACGACCTCGTCAACCAGATCAAATCCTCCGTCGCCCGCACCAAGCGCCCCGGCACCGACGCCGTCATCGGCGGCTTTGGCGGCCTTTTCTCCCTCCCGTCTGCAAACTCGTCCTACCACCCGCACTCGCCCACCCTCATCGGCGCTATCGACGGCGTCGGCACAAAGCTCAAGATCGCCCACGCCGTCGGCGCCCACGACACCGTCGGCATCGACCTCGTCGCCATGAACGTCAACGACCTCGTCGTCCAGGGCGCTGagcccctcttcttcctcgactGCTACTCCTGCGGCAAACTCGACGTCAGCATGGCCTCGCAGTTCGTCATCGGTGTCGCGGAGGGCTGCGTCCGCGCGGGCTGCGCCCTGATCGGCGGCGAGACAGCCGAAATGCCAGGCCTCTTCGTCGGCAACACGTACGACGCCGTCGGCGCCGCCGTCGGCGCAATCAACACTTCCGGCCCCAACGCCCGCCCTATCCTACCGGAAACCTCCACGATGAAAGAAGGCGACGTGCTACTCGCCCTGGCCTCCTCGGGCCCGCATTCAAACGGCTACTCGCTCGTCCGCAAGATCGTCGAGCGCTCGGGGCTCAATTACACCGACCCAGCCCCCTGGAACAAAGACGAGACACTGGGCCGCGCCCTCCTCACCCCGACTCGCATCTATGTGAAATCCATCCTGAAAGCACTCTCCTCGTCGCCCGCCAGCAGCGCCTCCAACTCGTCCTCCGCGATCAAGGGCCTGGCACACATCACGGGCGGTGGACTCGTCGACAACGTCCCACGTATGCTCCCCTCGACGCTGACCGCGCACATCGATGTGGGGTCCTGGAGCCAGCCACCTGTGTTTGAGTGGTTGCAGAAGAACGGGAATGTTGATGCGGCTGAGATGGCGCGCGCGTTTAACTGTGGTGTTGGtatggttgttgttgttgagaaGGGGTCTGAGGGTGTTGTTAAGGGGCTGTTTGAGAGTGAGGGCGAGACGGTTTACCAGGTTGGTGAGCTTAGGGCTAAGAAggcggatgaggaggggtgTGTGTTGAGTGGGTTAGAGACCTGGAATTAG
- a CDS encoding Pet127 family protein (BUSCO:EOG09260JDM;~COG:S;~EggNog:ENOG410PIII;~InterPro:IPR013943;~PFAM:PF08634;~go_component: GO:0005739 - mitochondrion [Evidence IEA];~go_process: GO:0000959 - mitochondrial RNA metabolic process [Evidence IEA]), with protein sequence MFRASLRSASDPLREHVCLSCLTRRFGGNIRSRPFHTTLLRRNEPGDGSAANGTGQSNAPPNSAPIPENKSILVETKPSTSKDEQKPAAQGEPGSETATQATQKTLKTSKDKKNTERKTRKAIARQARRAAIQEKERKRAEQAELRAKANQAKANEAKAKAKGKPDVLSAISKGPQLTPAQKLRTATNADRESAGNVAFLLNESHKRDTGSLNKEQVALAPLDVETAEVPRLSFGLERVLFNPGVYNLRDPRSRVYNFDPYLGSIMPVTEFDFAALKEYITSSKDTTLRDIARKEKKKYVGSSSSMTSVLSQFHYLLSSWRGINTQTLSQGFPDKLRTFTRLLRAPSAMFLRYQDGVYAIDADKEFDSANILMNLGKSMEKLLTLPKEDFERYRRSSDNKITPEEEQAVPESYHYSTLGDFVMRSQLDAYDPRLPGTGMFDLKTRAVVSIRMDAQNFEHGLGYEIKGQYGAFESYEREFFDMIRAAFLKYSLQVRIGRMDGIFVAFHNIERIFGFQYVSLPELDQTLHGQSDTALGDAEFRLSLGLWNKILDKATERFPERSLRFHFETRDAATPFMYIFAEPVTDEEINSIQTRNAAEINAYQQRILNLSPKSDEDDVSSAAEAPSETEATQEHAKEVDATENAISESTAPSETPSEATSSEDSATTETKKEEEPTEKRELFAMTLMIKNKVNGKEVERPTDFKATHNWEVDYELIELPTEKARVIYGSCQRRRQKSLMGRGEDETDVAANVYIRKLREISKAGRKFRQEQEKLDKEKGVVVLDESA encoded by the exons ATGTTTCGGGCTTCGCTACGGTCTGCCTCAGACCCCCTCCGCGAACATGTCTGCTTGTCGTGTTTAACCCGGAGGTTTGGAGGCAATATCCGTTCGCGCCCATTTCACACCACTCTTCTACGTCGCAATGAGCCTGGCGATGGTTCAGCTGCCAACGGGACGGGCCAGTCTAATGCGCCTCCGAATTCCGCACCTATCCCGGAG AACAAAAGCATATTAGTCGAAACGAAGCCATCTACTTCGAAGGATGAACAGAAACCAGCCGCGCAAGGAGAGCCTGGCTCTGAGACGGCCACTCAAGCCACACAAAAAACCTTGAAGACGTCCAAGGACAAGAAAAACACTGAGCGGAAAACTCGAAAAGCAATAGCTCGACAGGCACGGAGAGCCGCAATACAAGAGAAGGAACGGAAAAGAGCCGAACAAGCTGAATTGCGTGCCAAAGCCAATCAGGCCAAAGCCAACGAGGCCAAGGCAAAGGCCAAAGGCAAGCCGGATGTACTCTCAGCGATAAGCAAAGGTCCGCAATTGACCCCGGCTCAAAAATTGAGGACTGCAACCAATGCCGACAGAGAGAGTGCTGGAAATGTCGCGTTTCTTCTCAACGAATCGCACAAGAGAGACACTGGTTCTCTCAACAAAGAGCAGGTGGCACTTGCAC CTTTGGATGTGGAAACGGCAGAAGTCCCTCGTCTTTCCTTTGGTCTCGAGAGAGTGTTGTTTAA CCCCGGTGTCTACAACCTCCGTGACCCCCGATCTCGGGTATACAACTTTGACCCGTATCTGGGTTCCATCATGCCTGTCACCGAGTTCGACTTTGCTGCGCTAAAAGAATACATTACATCCTCCAAGGACACCACATTACGCGACATAGCtcggaaagagaaaaagaaatatgtCGGTTCGTCGTCGAGTATGACTTCTGTTCTTTCACAATTCCATTACCTCCTCTCCTCGTGGCGAGGGATCAATACACAGACTCTGTCTCAAGGGTTCCCGGATAAGCTGCGGACTTTCACCCGGCTCTTGCGGGCACCTTCGGCTATGTTCCTCCGTTACCAAGACGGTGTATATGCCATTGATGCGGATAAAGAATTTGATAGCGCCAACATCCTCATGAACCTCGGAAAATCCATGGAAAAGCTCTTGACATTACCCAAAGAGGACTTTGAGCGATACCGCAGGTCAAGCGATAATAAGATCACccctgaagaggaacaagcAGTACCGGAATCCTACCACTACTCCACTCTAGGTGATTTCGTCATGAGATCCCAGCTTGACGCCTACGATCCCCGGCTCCCTGGAACAGGAATGTTTGACCTGAAGACACGAGCGGTCGTATCTATCCGCATGGATGCACAGAACTTTGAGCACGGTCTTGGCTATGAGATTAAAGGCCAGTACGGCGCGTTTGAGTCCTACGAGCGTGAATTCTTCGACATGATCCGGGCTGCTTTCCTCAAGTACTCGCTACAAGTGCGAATAGGCCGCATGGATGGTATCTTCGTGGCCTTCCACAACATTGAGCGCATCTTCGGGTTCCAGTACGTGAGCTTGCCGGAATTGGACCAGACGCTGCACGGCCAGTCCGATACTGCTCTAGGAGACGCGGAGTTCCGACTCAGTCTGGGACTTTGGAATAAGATTCTCGATAAGGCTACGGAGAGATTCCCCGAGCGATCCCTGCGCTTCCATTTTGAAACGCGCGACGCTGCGACTCCGTTCATGTACATATTCGCGGAGCCTGTGACCGATGAAGAGATCAACTCTATCCAAACGAGGAACGCAGCCGAAATCAATGCCTACCAGCAACGAATCCTTAACTTGTCACCAAAgagcgacgaggatgatgttTCGAGTGCAGCAGAGGCACCATCCGAGACTGAAGCCACACAAGAGCATGCAAAGGAAGTGGACGCAACTGAGAACGCCATATCGGAGTCGACAGCACCTTCTGAGACGCCTTCTGAAGCGACATCCTCGGAGGACTCTGCCACCACAGAgacaaagaaggaagaagaaccaACCGAAAAGCGCGAACTGTTCGCCATGACCCTCATGATCAAAAACAAGGTCAACGGCAAAGAAGTTGAGCGCCCCACCGATTTCAAAGCAACCCATAACTGGGAAGTAGACTACGAGCTCATCGAGCTCCCAACTGAAAAGGCACGAGTAATCTACGGATCCTGCCAACGCCGCCGTCAAAAGTCCCTCATGGGCCGCGGCGAGGATGAGACGGATGTTGCGGCTAACGTGTACATCCGCAAGCTCCGGGAAATCAGCAAGGCAGGACGCAAGTTCCggcaggagcaggagaagcTTGATAAGGAGAAGGGCGTTGTGGTTTTGGATGAATCTGCATAA